A single window of Hippocampus zosterae strain Florida chromosome 15, ASM2543408v3, whole genome shotgun sequence DNA harbors:
- the LOC127616865 gene encoding E3 SUMO-protein ligase ZBED1 isoform X1, giving the protein MDTNNKASAESLAMFELKREAKKEVEDLEELVPKRGSRSSMVWLWFGFKASDIEQKTVICKTCRRQIVTSDSNTSNLFYHLKTRHEELYIESVRLRESINGTSLPQNNGTKKTDQRARKESLTKFIPYDEQSRRHREITNAICDFIISEDTASACTVEKKGFRALIKTLDPRYNMPDRKHFSDIQLPRLYEECRAKVTEELRNVEYFALTTALWTCGVTRPYMSLTVHFVNNDWIFTSRCLQTVYFPEDHTEVMMATVLREVLESWELREEMLICVTTDGATNSNSALHLNEWNRLQCFGQRLQLAIESSLKTPSPQTQTDVQRAVEVCKQVTGTISNSFKRRCDLAKAQVDLDLPIHQLKSEIPTRWGSRQQMICRFIEQEKAVKQVLREDSKVRHMIPTRQDMKILESVNKALSPLMEFTDAFPGEEYVSVSYVKPVLHLFKQQILKSQDDDSPLTRTIKEGILNYLHDKYTDNATEKLLDMATLLDPRFKTAYIKAERIDLMKTRATAEIELLVAAGETAAPAASTPAPLADESELPTAKKAKKSLSSYFRKAAAPSFQSTAKPSRASVQLELTMYLQTADLDPEEDPRIWWRQHELHFPLVAKLAKKYLCIPATSFPSQQIFGGSGNMVTWKRSWLKPERVDQLVFLSVNL; this is encoded by the exons ATGGATACAAACAATAAGGCAAGCGCGGAGAGCTTAGCAATGTTCGAACTCAAAAGGGAGGCTAAAAAGGAGGTGGAGGACTTGGAAGAGTTGGTGCCGAAAAGAGGGAGCCGGAGTTCCATGGTTTGGCTTTGGTTTGGATTTAAAGCATCAGACATCGAGCAGAAAACGGTCATTTGTAAAACATGCCGCCGTCAAATCGTTACGAGCGACTCTAACACGTCGAATCTCTTCTATCACTTAAAAACGCGACATGAAGAACTGTACATCGAGAGTGTGAGGTTGCGAGAAAGCATAAACGGCACATCCCTACCACAAAATAACGGAACGAAAAAAACAGACCAGAGGGCTCGAAAGGAATCGTTGACTAAATTCATCCCGTATGACGAGCAGTCTCGCAGACATCGAGAAATTACAAATGCCATCTGTGATTTCATCATATCGGAAGACACGGCCTCTGCATGTACTGTCGAAAAGAAGGGTTTCCGGGCATTGATCAAAACACTTGACCCCAGGTACAACATGCCGGATCGGAAACACTTCAGTGACATCCAGCTGCCTCGCCTCTACGAAGAGTGCCGCGCGAAGGTGACTGAAGAACTTCGAAACGTGGAATATTTCGCATTGACAACTGCTCTGTGGACCTGCGGAGTCACACGGCCATACATGAGCCTAacggtgcattttgtcaacaatgACTGGATCTTCACTAGCAGATGCTTACAAACGGTTTACTTCCCTGAAGACCACACAGAGGTGATGATGGCCACCGTCCTCAGAGAAGTGCTTGAATCCTGGGAGCTGCGTGAGGAGATGCTCATCTGTGTGACCACAGATGGTGCAACTAATAGCAATAGTGCACTGCACCTGAACGAGTGGAACAGGCTACAGTGCTTTGGGCAGCGTTTGCAGCTGGCAATAG AGAGTAGCCTGAAAACACCGTCTCCTCAAACCCAAACGGATGTGCAACGTGCAGTTGAGGTATGCAAGCAGGTGACAGGTACCATCTCAAATTCATTCAAGAGAAGATGTGACCTGGCCAAGGCTCAAGTGGACCTGGACCTGCCCATTCACCAACTCAAGAGTGAGATCCCCACAAGATGGGGCTCGAGGCAACAGATGATCTGCAGGTTCATCGAGCAGGAGAAAGCTGTTAAACAG gttcTCCGTGAAGACAGTAAAGTCAGGCATATGATCCCAACCAGGCAAGACATGAAAATTCTGGAGTCCGTGAACAAAGCCTTGAGCCCTCTCATGGAATTTACAGACGCCTTTCCTGGAGAGGAGTATGTCAGCGTGTCGTACGTTAAACCTGTATTACacctcttcaagcagcaaattcTCAAATCTCAAGATGATGACTCACCGCTCACTAGAACGATTAAAGAGGGAATCCTGAATTACCTCCATGACAAATATACTGACAATGCCACTGAAAAGCTGCTCGACATGGCCACACTGCTGGATCCGCGATTTAAAACGGCCTACATTAAGGCAGAGCGAATCGACCTCATGAAGACAAGAGCCACTGCAGAAATAGAGTTGCTGGTGGCCGCAGGTGAGACGGCAGCACCGGCTGCCTCCACTCCAGCACCGTTAGCGGATGAATCCGAGCTCCCGACAGCCAAGAAAGCCAAGAAGAGTTTGTCCAGCTACTTCAGGAAAGCAGCGGCACCCAGTTTCCAAAGCACGGCAAAGCCAAGCAGAGCATCCGTTCAACTGGAGCTCACCATGTACTTGCAGACAGCTGACTTGGATCCTGAAGAAGATCCTCGCATATGGTGGAGGCAGCACGAGCTCCACTTTCCATTAGTGGCCAAGCTTGCCAAAAAATACCTGTGCATCCCCGCAACTAGTTTTCCCTCCCAGCAGATCTTCGGTGGTAGTGGGAACATGGTGACATGGAAGCGATCGTGGCTCAAACCCGAACGAGTTGACCAGCTTGTCTTCCTATCCGTCAACCTGTGA
- the LOC127616865 gene encoding E3 SUMO-protein ligase ZBED1 isoform X2: MMATVLREVLESWELREEMLICVTTDGATNSNSALHLNEWNRLQCFGQRLQLAIESSLKTPSPQTQTDVQRAVEVCKQVTGTISNSFKRRCDLAKAQVDLDLPIHQLKSEIPTRWGSRQQMICRFIEQEKAVKQVLREDSKVRHMIPTRQDMKILESVNKALSPLMEFTDAFPGEEYVSVSYVKPVLHLFKQQILKSQDDDSPLTRTIKEGILNYLHDKYTDNATEKLLDMATLLDPRFKTAYIKAERIDLMKTRATAEIELLVAAGETAAPAASTPAPLADESELPTAKKAKKSLSSYFRKAAAPSFQSTAKPSRASVQLELTMYLQTADLDPEEDPRIWWRQHELHFPLVAKLAKKYLCIPATSFPSQQIFGGSGNMVTWKRSWLKPERVDQLVFLSVNL; this comes from the exons ATGATGGCCACCGTCCTCAGAGAAGTGCTTGAATCCTGGGAGCTGCGTGAGGAGATGCTCATCTGTGTGACCACAGATGGTGCAACTAATAGCAATAGTGCACTGCACCTGAACGAGTGGAACAGGCTACAGTGCTTTGGGCAGCGTTTGCAGCTGGCAATAG AGAGTAGCCTGAAAACACCGTCTCCTCAAACCCAAACGGATGTGCAACGTGCAGTTGAGGTATGCAAGCAGGTGACAGGTACCATCTCAAATTCATTCAAGAGAAGATGTGACCTGGCCAAGGCTCAAGTGGACCTGGACCTGCCCATTCACCAACTCAAGAGTGAGATCCCCACAAGATGGGGCTCGAGGCAACAGATGATCTGCAGGTTCATCGAGCAGGAGAAAGCTGTTAAACAG gttcTCCGTGAAGACAGTAAAGTCAGGCATATGATCCCAACCAGGCAAGACATGAAAATTCTGGAGTCCGTGAACAAAGCCTTGAGCCCTCTCATGGAATTTACAGACGCCTTTCCTGGAGAGGAGTATGTCAGCGTGTCGTACGTTAAACCTGTATTACacctcttcaagcagcaaattcTCAAATCTCAAGATGATGACTCACCGCTCACTAGAACGATTAAAGAGGGAATCCTGAATTACCTCCATGACAAATATACTGACAATGCCACTGAAAAGCTGCTCGACATGGCCACACTGCTGGATCCGCGATTTAAAACGGCCTACATTAAGGCAGAGCGAATCGACCTCATGAAGACAAGAGCCACTGCAGAAATAGAGTTGCTGGTGGCCGCAGGTGAGACGGCAGCACCGGCTGCCTCCACTCCAGCACCGTTAGCGGATGAATCCGAGCTCCCGACAGCCAAGAAAGCCAAGAAGAGTTTGTCCAGCTACTTCAGGAAAGCAGCGGCACCCAGTTTCCAAAGCACGGCAAAGCCAAGCAGAGCATCCGTTCAACTGGAGCTCACCATGTACTTGCAGACAGCTGACTTGGATCCTGAAGAAGATCCTCGCATATGGTGGAGGCAGCACGAGCTCCACTTTCCATTAGTGGCCAAGCTTGCCAAAAAATACCTGTGCATCCCCGCAACTAGTTTTCCCTCCCAGCAGATCTTCGGTGGTAGTGGGAACATGGTGACATGGAAGCGATCGTGGCTCAAACCCGAACGAGTTGACCAGCTTGTCTTCCTATCCGTCAACCTGTGA